In one window of Natrinema halophilum DNA:
- a CDS encoding class I adenylate-forming enzyme family protein: MVVPDEVRDYRHLKPLVLGEFPKRVVESHPPENLAIRDLTYNVDLTYLEFAERIESLAQTLRDYNVNTDDIIAIYSKNSYKLIESIFAIWKCGAIALPLNWRLNEDTLSNLRQKYDPKLTFVSSRASPIHDRGKPDKFIDMDGTYPELKPFDDDPADISLLSEIDAQPGDEYEIANIFLTGGTTGIPKGVALSHKAIVESITNQIILNKGFHELHNDIRTLSTAPLFHAGALINGLLPTMYLGGTNIIMEEDNPLEDRLKHIDNECVSYVFIVPTVMNRILRNKHLLNKYDISNLHTVFDGGEPHDPEKRREFIELVGCNVTNAAAQTEAGANGGFINYIDYMNDDPKYLNCSAVRTSMRCEVDVVDETGESVPPGERGELLFRGEHMMTEYWQEPDKTSDKIKDGWLYTGDIVRRYSDHRIQYIGRKDDIIITGGENVSAILVEDTIEKHPDVQEAAVFGVDDEEWGEAITSAIVLKNNKELTENDIIQFTKKHLASYQAPKYIWFIDTIDKNAVGKKQRFKVKDRYLDRK; the protein is encoded by the coding sequence ATGGTAGTGCCTGACGAAGTTCGAGATTACCGACACTTGAAACCTCTCGTTCTAGGAGAATTCCCTAAGCGTGTGGTTGAGAGTCATCCACCGGAGAATCTCGCAATACGGGATCTCACATACAACGTTGACCTTACCTACCTTGAGTTTGCCGAGCGTATTGAATCCTTAGCCCAGACCCTTCGTGATTATAACGTTAACACTGATGATATCATAGCAATATATTCAAAAAATTCATATAAGCTGATCGAATCAATATTTGCAATTTGGAAATGCGGTGCAATCGCACTGCCCTTGAATTGGCGTCTAAATGAGGATACGCTATCGAATTTACGCCAAAAATACGATCCCAAACTCACGTTTGTTTCTTCTCGAGCCTCACCTATCCATGACCGTGGCAAACCTGACAAATTCATAGATATGGACGGAACCTATCCAGAGTTGAAACCGTTTGATGATGATCCAGCAGATATATCCTTACTATCGGAAATAGACGCACAGCCGGGCGATGAATACGAAATAGCAAATATATTTTTAACAGGAGGAACAACCGGAATTCCGAAAGGAGTTGCCTTATCGCATAAGGCGATAGTCGAATCAATCACGAATCAGATTATTCTAAATAAGGGGTTCCACGAACTGCATAACGATATCAGAACTCTATCAACGGCACCACTCTTTCATGCAGGGGCGTTAATTAACGGACTCCTTCCCACAATGTACCTTGGCGGTACAAATATCATAATGGAGGAAGACAATCCCCTTGAAGATAGGTTGAAACACATCGACAATGAATGTGTATCCTATGTATTTATCGTGCCAACTGTGATGAATCGGATCCTTCGAAATAAACACTTGCTCAATAAATATGATATTTCAAATCTCCATACGGTCTTTGACGGGGGAGAGCCTCACGATCCTGAAAAGCGACGTGAATTCATTGAACTCGTTGGATGTAATGTGACTAACGCGGCGGCACAAACCGAAGCAGGAGCTAATGGAGGCTTCATCAACTACATTGATTATATGAATGATGATCCAAAATATCTGAATTGCTCCGCCGTTCGCACATCGATGCGTTGTGAAGTCGATGTGGTTGACGAGACTGGTGAATCAGTACCGCCAGGTGAAAGAGGCGAATTACTATTTCGAGGCGAGCATATGATGACGGAATATTGGCAAGAGCCCGATAAAACAAGCGATAAAATCAAAGATGGTTGGCTTTACACAGGAGATATTGTAAGACGGTATTCTGATCACAGAATTCAATATATTGGGCGAAAAGATGATATTATCATCACGGGTGGAGAAAACGTCTCTGCTATCCTCGTAGAAGATACAATTGAAAAGCATCCTGACGTACAGGAAGCAGCTGTGTTCGGTGTTGATGACGAAGAATGGGGAGAGGCAATTACCTCTGCAATCGTACTAAAGAATAATAAGGAATTGACTGAGAACGATATAATACAGTTTACAAAAAAGCACCTGGCAAGTTATCAAGCTCCAAAATACATTTGGTTCATTGATACAATTGACAAGAATGCCGTGGGTAAGAAACAACGGTTTAAAGTAAAAGACCGATATTTAGATCGAAAATAG
- a CDS encoding enoyl-CoA hydratase/isomerase family protein, translated as MTAFDKISVTTDESNERIVHVLLDSEAQHNTLDLQTIQELDDAFTAADRKTDIDAIVLGTTSDVFCSGADLGTLTEMSFEEGTRWMSQYFEAIDVLRETGKPTIAAIEGVCAAGGNELAMGCDLIVAGESATFGQPEVGVGSTAAGGGVQLLPLLVGEKRAREMLLLGEMYPASQMQEWGLLNRVVPDGTARDEAVSLAEDIVSTKSPQAYRTIKSIMKTWTNIGMVNREMARDMTAAVWDSEEFRDRAESFVSGDEHTARSFTGSQPANKE; from the coding sequence ATGACGGCCTTCGATAAGATTTCGGTCACGACGGACGAATCGAACGAGCGGATCGTCCACGTTCTGCTCGACAGCGAAGCTCAGCACAACACGCTCGATTTACAGACGATACAGGAGCTGGACGACGCGTTTACGGCAGCCGACCGTAAGACGGATATCGACGCGATCGTTCTCGGGACGACCAGTGACGTCTTCTGTTCGGGGGCCGACCTCGGGACCCTGACCGAGATGTCGTTCGAAGAGGGGACGCGCTGGATGAGCCAATACTTCGAGGCGATCGACGTGCTCAGAGAGACGGGGAAACCGACGATCGCTGCCATTGAAGGGGTCTGCGCAGCCGGCGGAAACGAGCTCGCGATGGGATGTGATCTGATCGTCGCCGGTGAATCGGCTACATTTGGGCAGCCGGAAGTGGGCGTCGGATCGACCGCTGCCGGCGGTGGTGTCCAGTTGCTCCCATTGCTCGTCGGCGAAAAACGGGCGCGAGAGATGCTGTTGCTCGGAGAGATGTATCCCGCGTCACAGATGCAGGAGTGGGGACTACTCAACCGTGTCGTCCCTGACGGCACCGCTCGTGACGAAGCTGTTTCGCTTGCAGAAGACATCGTTTCCACCAAGAGTCCACAGGCCTACCGCACCATCAAATCGATCATGAAAACCTGGACGAACATCGGCATGGTCAATCGAGAGATGGCTCGAGACATGACGGCAGCAGTCTGGGATTCCGAGGAATTTCGCGATCGAGCCGAGTCGTTCGTCAGCGGGGACGAGCACACAGCAAGGTCGTTCACCGGCTCTCAACCGGCTAACAAAGAGTAA
- a CDS encoding enoyl-CoA hydratase/isomerase family protein, giving the protein MTCPTSVCRRRSVKSPRYQFEAIGEFARYSGSSVLNRYRLRSGREAEEFGLVNSAVAPDAFDETVDDLVETLASKTPRILEWQSQVFRALRSNGIESGINHSLEVIAACFDTYHQSEAMAAILEKRELQFQGR; this is encoded by the coding sequence GTGACCTGCCCGACCAGCGTCTGTCGGCGCCGGTCGGTCAAATCCCCGCGGTACCAGTTCGAGGCAATCGGCGAATTCGCCCGCTACAGCGGGTCGTCCGTCCTCAACCGATACCGTCTCCGATCTGGCCGAGAGGCCGAGGAATTTGGATTGGTTAACTCCGCGGTCGCGCCGGACGCGTTCGACGAGACTGTAGACGACCTCGTCGAGACGCTAGCCAGCAAGACCCCTCGTATCCTCGAGTGGCAGTCGCAGGTCTTTCGGGCACTCCGATCGAACGGTATCGAATCGGGCATCAATCACAGCCTCGAGGTGATCGCCGCTTGCTTCGATACGTACCATCAAAGCGAGGCGATGGCTGCGATCCTCGAGAAGCGGGAGCTGCAATTTCAGGGTCGGTAA
- a CDS encoding MaoC family dehydratase, producing the protein MTKHFEDLSEGETFNSDSHTVTKQEIISFAKQFDPQPFHVDEAAAEDSMFGGLVASGLHTLSIATRLSIDACLSNIANMGGSGMDELRWYTPVRPGDTLSVRVEVLEKTPSNSHSDRGYVDLMRRAYTDDDEEVMSVISHNLVRRRGSEEDD; encoded by the coding sequence ATGACGAAGCACTTCGAAGATCTGAGTGAGGGAGAGACGTTCAATAGCGATTCGCACACGGTAACGAAACAGGAGATTATCTCGTTTGCAAAGCAGTTCGACCCGCAGCCATTTCACGTCGACGAAGCGGCAGCCGAGGACTCGATGTTCGGCGGACTAGTCGCCAGCGGACTCCACACGCTCTCTATCGCCACTCGGTTGAGCATCGACGCCTGTCTGAGTAACATCGCGAACATGGGCGGCAGCGGGATGGACGAACTCAGGTGGTACACGCCCGTCCGCCCCGGCGATACGCTTTCGGTACGCGTAGAAGTACTCGAGAAAACGCCGAGCAACAGCCACTCCGACCGCGGATACGTCGATCTAATGCGGCGTGCATACACCGACGACGACGAGGAAGTGATGTCGGTTATCTCGCACAACCTCGTTCGGCGGCGAGGGTCGGAAGAGGACGACTGA
- a CDS encoding acyl-CoA dehydrogenase family protein: MNNTSEKAVQYRNEARDFIEDHFEELSEYRDKNEFPHDLYKKICHLGGNQIIPEEYGGLGNGGIVRYHVLEGLGPYHQLVHGNSYHIARIILELGNERQKGELLPKLANGEIMGAVAVTEPEAGSSFEKMKTTAEREGDTFKINGKKSQLHEGAEADIILVWATVDDQLTTFIVHQDNPGYTPTKQYGIVGGREIPTWDAELDDCVVPDDQVLGEIGDGFEAFTTAWDESRVGNASGLIGTGEYALDRALHYASQREIGDKGYVTDFQGNRWRIADAYARLESAKALRDRAVTKVIDDDLTPLVSATTKLEAAKAGKEATDTAMAITGGHGIYTNTPFFEYIGDVWMFQTGGGTRAVMRNTIADRFLESYEESREKDQTDDQTPGQS, from the coding sequence ATGAATAACACTTCGGAAAAGGCTGTTCAGTATAGAAATGAAGCCCGCGACTTTATCGAGGACCATTTTGAAGAATTAAGTGAATATAGGGATAAGAATGAATTTCCACATGATTTATACAAGAAGATTTGCCATCTTGGTGGCAATCAGATAATACCGGAAGAATACGGTGGACTCGGCAACGGTGGGATTGTCAGATACCATGTTCTAGAAGGTCTTGGGCCGTATCACCAACTCGTCCATGGAAATAGTTACCACATAGCTAGGATTATTTTAGAGCTCGGTAACGAGAGACAGAAAGGAGAGTTGCTTCCGAAGTTGGCAAATGGAGAAATCATGGGCGCAGTAGCTGTCACTGAACCGGAAGCCGGCTCAAGTTTCGAAAAGATGAAAACGACAGCCGAACGTGAGGGCGATACGTTCAAAATAAACGGGAAAAAATCTCAGCTTCACGAAGGGGCAGAAGCCGACATCATCCTTGTCTGGGCCACGGTCGACGACCAATTGACGACATTTATCGTTCATCAAGATAATCCAGGCTATACACCGACGAAGCAATACGGTATCGTTGGAGGTCGGGAGATTCCTACTTGGGATGCTGAACTCGATGACTGTGTTGTCCCCGATGACCAGGTTCTTGGAGAGATTGGTGATGGATTCGAAGCATTCACAACGGCTTGGGACGAATCGAGGGTCGGAAATGCCAGCGGTCTTATAGGTACTGGAGAGTATGCACTAGATCGTGCATTACATTATGCCAGTCAACGGGAAATTGGAGATAAAGGGTATGTGACTGACTTTCAGGGAAATCGATGGCGAATTGCTGATGCTTATGCCCGTCTCGAGAGTGCGAAGGCACTTCGCGACCGAGCGGTAACCAAAGTAATAGATGATGACCTTACTCCACTAGTATCTGCAACTACCAAGCTAGAGGCAGCAAAGGCTGGAAAAGAGGCGACTGATACGGCGATGGCCATCACTGGAGGCCACGGTATTTATACGAATACTCCTTTCTTTGAGTATATTGGCGATGTCTGGATGTTTCAGACTGGAGGCGGAACTCGGGCAGTGATGCGGAATACAATCGCAGATCGGTTCCTCGAATCCTACGAAGAAAGTCGTGAGAAAGATCAAACCGATGATCAAACGCCTGGCCAGTCATGA